Sequence from the Exiguobacterium aurantiacum genome:
TCGTTCAAAGTCGGTGAGACGTATTATTTGCGACAGAAACAAGGAGGAATTTGATGTTAGACACATATGGTAGCCGCTTCGTCCGTCCCGTCATCGAGCGCGGGGCCGATCGGCTTTTGAAATGGAACTTTACCCCGAACGAGGTGACGATTCTGGGGGGCATCATCGGCGTGTCGGTCGGGGTGTTCATTTATAACGATATGTTGTGGACGGCCGTGTTGCTGTTATGGGTGTCGGGTCTGTTCGACGTCCTTGATGGGACGATGGCCCGGCGCACCCAAAAGACGGGGTTCGGTACGGTACTTGACCTCGTCTTCGATCGCATCGTCGAGATTGCCGTCGTCATCGCACTCGCTTTACGCCATCCGGAACATATGCCAATCTTTCTTCTCTTGCTCGGATCGTTCGTCGTGGCGATGACGTTGTTCCTCGCCGTCGGGGCGAGCAGCTCACGC
This genomic interval carries:
- a CDS encoding CDP-alcohol phosphatidyltransferase family protein, encoding MLDTYGSRFVRPVIERGADRLLKWNFTPNEVTILGGIIGVSVGVFIYNDMLWTAVLLLWVSGLFDVLDGTMARRTQKTGFGTVLDLVFDRIVEIAVVIALALRHPEHMPIFLLLLGSFVVAMTLFLAVGASSSRRSEKSFYYQPGILERTECFILFTLMILFPTWIGVIATIFLVLEVFTILQRLFEARRILR